In Nitratireductor mangrovi, the genomic window AAGCCTTTCGGCCGCCGCGATCAACGCCGCGCGGGTTTGGAGCGCACGTGTCTGGCGCGGGCGATAGGCCTGCTCGCGGGCGGTCGCGTCGCTCATCGGTGGTCCGGCCATGCGCTCAAAAATGAAACAGTTTCATTTTTGTTGACTTCGCATTGCCGAGCGCGCATCGTCAAGCCGGAAATGGAGGAGGAATGCCGATGCGAGCTATCTTCAGGGCCGCGGCTGGCTTGGCCGTATCGCTTGCACTGACCGCCGCTGTCGCCGCCGCGGAGCTTCGCGTCGAGCCGGACGACGATGCCAATGAAAAGCTGATCGAGGCGCTGATCCTGGCGCAGCCGGGCGATACGGTGCTGATCGCCGCCGGACGCTACGAACTCACCGACGGCCTGTCGCTCGACGTCGACGACGTCACCGTGCGCGGCGAAGGCACGGATCGCACCGTTCTTTCCTTCAAGGGACAGACCGGGGCCGGCGAGGGTCTTCTGGTCACCTCCGACCGGGTGGTGCTGGAGGATTTCGCGGTCGAGGACACCAGGGGCGACGGCGTCAAGTCGAAGGGCTCGGACCAGATCACGTTCCGCAACCTGCGCGTCGAATGGACCGGCGGGCCGAAGGCCGAGAACGGCGCCTATGGCGTCTATCCCGTGTCGTCGAAGAACGTGCTCATCGAAGGCGTGCTGGTGCGTGGCGCTTCGGATGCCGGCATCTATGTCGGCCAGAGCGAGGACATCGTGGTACGCAACAGCCGCGCCGAATTCAACGTGGCCGGCATCGAGATCGAGAATTCCTTCCGCGCCGATGTCTACAAGAACGTTGCCACCCGCAACACCGGCGGAATTCTCGTCTTCGATCTGCCCAACCTGCCGGTGCAGGGCGGTCATGACATCCGCGTCTTCGACAACGACGTTGTCGACAACGACACGCCCAATTTTGCCCCGGAAGGCAACATCGTCGCCATCGTGCCGAAAGGCATGGGCATCATGGTGATGGCCAATCGCAACGTCCACGTCTTCAACAACCGCCTTTCCGGCAACGCGACCACCCACGTGCTGATCGCCGCCTATCCGGAAGACTACGAGGACGACGATTATCTGTTCGTGCCGCGCGGGGTCTACGTGCATGACAACGAGTATGGCGAGGGCGGCGGCGAGCCCGACGGCGAGGTCGGCAAGACGATTTCGGATGTTTCGGGCACGCCCGTGCCGGACATTGTCTGGGACGGAGTGACAACGATCCCGGAGTATTTTTCCTGGGTCTCGGCCGAAAACCGCATCTATGTCGATGAGCCGGACGGCACGACCTTCGTCAATCTGAAGATGATTTCGCAGCTGCTGCTGCCTTGGTCGACGTCCCCGGACACCGACATCTCCGGCTACAAGGGTTCACTGCCGGAACCGGCGCCCGTGAAGCTGCCGCAGGATGGCGGTGCCTGAAACACAAGAAAAAGTACCGATGATCTCGGACCATGGGCGTCTGACGTCGCTGGGCCCTTCCTTGGGCAGATGGTCGACTGGCGGCCGGTCGGCGCGTAGCGGCGTGGGTATCGCCAGACTCGCGGCTGCCCTCCTCGTTTCCGTCACTCTGTGCGCAGCCCTCGTCGTCCCGGCTCTCGCCGTCTCCGACGCGGCGATCCTCGCCGAGCGGCCGCCAAAGCTCCTCTCCGAATTTGGCTTCTTCGAGGATAGCCGCACTCAGAAGCCGGCCGAAGGCGTTGTTCCCTTCGCGATCAACACGCCGCTCTTTTCCGACAACGCGCTGAAGTTCCGCTTCGTCTACCTGCCCGAGGGCAAGGCGGCCCGCTACGACCCGCAGGAGGCCTTTGCCTTTCCGGCCGGCGCCGCGCTGATCAAGACCTTCGCTTTCCCGGCCGACATGAGGGAGCCGGACAAGGATGTGCGCCTGATCGAGACGCGGGTTCTGATCAGGCATGAGGACGGCTGGCAGGCCTGGGCCTATCTTTGGGACGAGGCCCAGCAGGACGCCGTGCTCAAGATCGCCGGCGCCAAGGTCGACATCGAGCTTGGCGGCATCGCGCCGGAGCCTGTTCGCTTCACCTATTCGGTGCCCAACAAGAACCAGTGCAAGGGTTGCCACGCGTTCAACGGCGAAATCGCGCCGCTCGGGCCCAAGGCACGCAACCTCAACGGCGAATTTGCCTATGCCGACGGCGCGGCAAACCAGCTCGAACACTGGAGCGCTGCCGGCATCCTGCAAGGTGCCCCGGCTCCGCGCGACGCACCCGCGGTTCCCGCATGGGGCGACGAGGCCGCGCCGCTCGAGGCCCGCGCCCGCGCCTGGCTCGACGTCAACTGCGCCCATTGCCATCGCCGCGAGGGGCCGGCCAGCAATTCCGGGCTCTTCCTGACCTATGGAGAGGATGACCCGGTGGCGCTTGGCATCGGCAAGCGGCCGGTCGCCGCCGGGCGCGGTTCGGGCGGCCGCGAATTCGACATCAAGCCCGGCGATCCGGACGGCTCGATCCTGCTCTACCGGATCGAAAGCACCGAGCCCGGCGTTATGATGCCCGAACTCGGCCGCGGCCTGCCCCAGCCGGACGCGGGCAAGCTGCTGCGCGACTGGATCGCGACGCTCCGTTAACCCTTTGTGAATTAAGCTCCTTCGCTTCGCCCCTGCGTCAAGAATCGGTTACATTGGCTTATACAATGTGATTCCTGCGTCGGCCGCGTCTGTGGCAGACCATTGAAGGGGCGCTTCAGAGGTGGGGAAATCGACAGGCATGTCGAGACGATATTTCGGAACCGACGGAATCCGCGGCAGGGCGAACTCGTTCCCGATGACCGCCGATGTGGCCATGAAGGTCGGCATGGCGGCGGGACTGTCGTTCCAGCGCGGCGACCATCGCCACCGTGTGGTGATCGGCAAGGACACGCGCCTTTCCGGTTACATGATCGAGAACGCGCTCGTCGCCGGCTTCTGCGCCGCCGGCATGGACGTTTTCCTGCTCGGCCCGGTGCCGACTCCGGCCGT contains:
- a CDS encoding parallel beta-helix domain-containing protein, which produces MRAIFRAAAGLAVSLALTAAVAAAELRVEPDDDANEKLIEALILAQPGDTVLIAAGRYELTDGLSLDVDDVTVRGEGTDRTVLSFKGQTGAGEGLLVTSDRVVLEDFAVEDTRGDGVKSKGSDQITFRNLRVEWTGGPKAENGAYGVYPVSSKNVLIEGVLVRGASDAGIYVGQSEDIVVRNSRAEFNVAGIEIENSFRADVYKNVATRNTGGILVFDLPNLPVQGGHDIRVFDNDVVDNDTPNFAPEGNIVAIVPKGMGIMVMANRNVHVFNNRLSGNATTHVLIAAYPEDYEDDDYLFVPRGVYVHDNEYGEGGGEPDGEVGKTISDVSGTPVPDIVWDGVTTIPEYFSWVSAENRIYVDEPDGTTFVNLKMISQLLLPWSTSPDTDISGYKGSLPEPAPVKLPQDGGA
- a CDS encoding SO2930 family diheme c-type cytochrome; translated protein: MGIARLAAALLVSVTLCAALVVPALAVSDAAILAERPPKLLSEFGFFEDSRTQKPAEGVVPFAINTPLFSDNALKFRFVYLPEGKAARYDPQEAFAFPAGAALIKTFAFPADMREPDKDVRLIETRVLIRHEDGWQAWAYLWDEAQQDAVLKIAGAKVDIELGGIAPEPVRFTYSVPNKNQCKGCHAFNGEIAPLGPKARNLNGEFAYADGAANQLEHWSAAGILQGAPAPRDAPAVPAWGDEAAPLEARARAWLDVNCAHCHRREGPASNSGLFLTYGEDDPVALGIGKRPVAAGRGSGGREFDIKPGDPDGSILLYRIESTEPGVMMPELGRGLPQPDAGKLLRDWIATLR